The following proteins are encoded in a genomic region of Maribacter hydrothermalis:
- a CDS encoding M61 family metallopeptidase, which translates to MRYVLLFVFLGLQSILLSAQINTYSISFENAVHHEAIITANFNSLSSDTLSLRMSRTSPGRYALHEFAKNVYNLKATDSKGSNLSITRTSPYEWKVSGHDGQVNITYTLFANRGDGTYSQIDETHAHLNIPATFMYAPILSERPIEVNFKNRDDLNWKVATQLPHVKDNMYSAPNLYYFMDSPTELSNHKVREFNVDNQTIKLALHDPGTEEEANTYFDKVKKVVLAEKDVFGELPTFDFGSYTFLACYIPNASGDGMEHRNSTILTSTRTLANGGMESNIGTVSHEFFHSWNVERIRPKTLEPFNFEEANMSGALWFAEGFTSYYTNLILCRVGLISTEDYVEGLTGTFNYVWNSPARQFFNPIEMSFQAPFVDAATSVDPVNRENTFISYYSYGSVLGLALDLSLRQKGLNLDDFMKQVWNSYGKTEIPYTIENLNESLNLYAGQQFGNDFFTNFIHKSEMPNYNELFKEVGVIISQDEHAAYFGAAVSITDDFNGKIQSNTKIGSPAYIAGLDKDDVITSINGDSFPNGIQFDTFIKDEFKPKDILLITFLRDGIERKTEVTLTSDPNYSISLEEKNGKALSKKIVKARKDWLKVD; encoded by the coding sequence ATGCGCTATGTACTGTTATTTGTCTTCTTAGGACTTCAATCTATTCTATTATCAGCTCAAATTAACACTTACTCCATTTCATTTGAAAATGCCGTTCATCACGAAGCAATAATAACTGCCAATTTTAATTCGCTTTCGTCGGATACCTTATCACTAAGAATGAGCAGGACCTCACCTGGTCGCTATGCCTTACATGAATTTGCAAAGAATGTCTATAATTTAAAAGCAACCGATAGTAAAGGTTCCAATCTATCAATAACAAGAACTTCCCCATATGAGTGGAAAGTAAGTGGTCATGATGGTCAAGTAAATATCACCTATACTTTATTTGCCAATAGAGGTGATGGCACTTATTCCCAGATTGACGAGACACATGCTCACCTTAATATTCCAGCGACTTTTATGTATGCGCCAATATTGAGCGAAAGACCTATAGAAGTCAATTTTAAAAATAGAGATGATTTAAATTGGAAAGTAGCTACTCAATTGCCACATGTAAAAGATAATATGTATAGCGCTCCTAACCTTTACTATTTTATGGATAGCCCTACAGAGTTAAGTAACCATAAAGTGAGAGAATTTAATGTAGATAATCAAACTATAAAATTAGCATTACACGACCCAGGTACAGAAGAGGAAGCCAATACATACTTTGATAAAGTGAAGAAAGTAGTGCTTGCCGAAAAAGATGTATTTGGAGAATTACCGACTTTTGATTTTGGCTCTTATACTTTTTTAGCCTGCTATATACCCAATGCCTCCGGTGATGGAATGGAGCATCGTAATTCTACTATTTTAACCAGTACAAGGACTTTGGCGAATGGCGGTATGGAAAGCAATATAGGTACTGTATCTCATGAATTTTTTCATAGCTGGAATGTGGAGCGTATTAGACCAAAAACATTAGAGCCCTTTAATTTTGAAGAAGCAAATATGAGTGGCGCTCTTTGGTTTGCCGAAGGTTTTACTAGTTATTATACCAATTTAATTCTTTGTAGAGTAGGGCTAATTTCTACTGAAGATTATGTTGAAGGATTAACTGGAACTTTTAATTATGTTTGGAACTCCCCTGCCAGACAATTTTTTAATCCTATAGAAATGAGTTTTCAAGCTCCTTTTGTTGATGCAGCCACATCTGTAGACCCGGTAAATAGAGAGAATACTTTTATTTCATATTACTCCTATGGCAGTGTATTGGGGCTAGCTCTAGATTTATCTTTAAGACAAAAAGGGTTAAATCTAGATGACTTTATGAAACAGGTGTGGAATTCCTACGGAAAAACAGAAATACCATATACCATAGAAAATTTGAACGAATCTTTAAATTTGTATGCCGGCCAACAATTTGGTAATGATTTCTTCACCAACTTTATTCATAAAAGCGAAATGCCTAATTACAATGAACTTTTTAAAGAAGTTGGGGTAATCATATCTCAAGACGAACATGCCGCTTATTTCGGAGCTGCTGTATCCATAACGGACGATTTTAATGGTAAAATTCAAAGTAATACTAAAATTGGTAGTCCGGCATATATTGCTGGGTTAGATAAAGATGATGTTATTACTTCGATAAATGGAGATTCTTTCCCAAACGGAATTCAATTTGATACATTTATTAAAGATGAATTTAAACCAAAGGATATTCTTTTAATTACATTTTTAAGAGATGGTATAGAAAGAAAAACGGAAGTAACTTTAACATCTGACCCTAACTATTCAATTAGTTTAGAGGAGAAAAATGGAAAAGCACTTTCAAAAAAAATAGTAAAAGCACGTAAAGATTGGTTAAAAGTTGATTAA
- a CDS encoding F0F1 ATP synthase subunit epsilon, whose product MYLEIVSPEATLFAGEVTSVTVPGINGEFQMLKDHAPIVSLLQEGKVKVSGNIALDKEYASRFSKDADGNTVLQISSGTIELKNNKVIVLAD is encoded by the coding sequence ATGTATTTAGAAATTGTATCACCAGAAGCAACCTTATTTGCAGGAGAAGTAACTTCGGTTACTGTACCAGGTATTAATGGTGAGTTTCAAATGTTAAAAGATCACGCGCCTATTGTATCATTATTACAAGAAGGTAAGGTGAAGGTTTCGGGGAATATTGCTTTAGATAAGGAGTATGCCTCTAGGTTTAGTAAAGATGCAGATGGAAATACGGTTTTACAAATTTCTAGCGGAACTATTGAACTAAAGAATAATAAAGTTATTGTACTAGCAGATTAA
- a CDS encoding response regulator, which translates to MNYQLLLIEDDPIFTFLLEKGIKSVELKGEISNFLNGLTAIDHLKNEFSRENNYVIFLDLNMPVMNGWEFMDEFEKLGNTDNCLLFVLTSSAYQQDLDKLKSMPLVTDFITKPITEYNLKGIKEVVEKKFEK; encoded by the coding sequence ATGAATTACCAATTACTACTTATAGAAGACGATCCTATTTTTACATTTTTATTAGAAAAAGGAATAAAATCCGTTGAATTAAAAGGTGAAATATCTAATTTTTTAAATGGTCTAACTGCTATTGATCATTTAAAAAATGAGTTCTCCAGAGAAAATAATTATGTCATTTTTCTTGATTTAAATATGCCTGTAATGAATGGTTGGGAATTTATGGACGAATTTGAAAAGCTTGGCAATACAGACAATTGTTTGCTGTTTGTTTTAACATCATCTGCATACCAACAAGATTTAGATAAGTTAAAGAGTATGCCGTTAGTTACCGATTTTATCACAAAACCTATTACCGAATATAATTTAAAGGGTATAAAGGAAGTTGTTGAGAAAAAATTTGAGAAGTAG
- a CDS encoding GNAT family N-acetyltransferase, with protein MSIIYTTAKTTNELLQILSLQESNLKSTVTDSEMAQEGFVTVHHNIDILTRMNDACAHIIAKDKDKVVGYALSMTDDFKDEISVLRPMFTELETNNIRNFITMGQICVAKTHRKQGIFRGLYEAMKKASYPKYDAIITEVDATNSRSLGAHYAIGFEKLYTYHSLGQDWELISLKTI; from the coding sequence GTGAGTATCATCTACACAACAGCCAAAACAACCAATGAGTTGTTACAAATATTGTCCTTACAGGAAAGCAATTTAAAGTCGACTGTTACTGATTCAGAAATGGCTCAAGAAGGTTTCGTAACCGTGCATCATAATATAGATATATTAACCAGAATGAATGATGCCTGCGCACATATCATAGCTAAAGATAAAGATAAAGTCGTTGGTTATGCACTTTCAATGACCGATGATTTTAAGGACGAAATTTCAGTTTTAAGACCAATGTTTACTGAATTAGAGACCAACAATATTCGAAATTTTATTACTATGGGACAAATATGCGTTGCCAAAACCCATAGAAAGCAAGGAATATTTAGAGGATTATACGAAGCCATGAAAAAAGCCTCCTATCCAAAATATGATGCTATAATAACTGAAGTAGATGCAACTAATAGTCGTTCATTAGGAGCACATTACGCTATTGGTTTTGAAAAATTATATACCTATCATTCTTTAGGTCAAGATTGGGAATTAATTTCTTTGAAGACTATATAA
- the atpD gene encoding F0F1 ATP synthase subunit beta, with protein sequence MSKVTGKVSQIIGPVVDVEFQSGADLPRIYDSLEIVNKDKSILVLEVQSHVGENTVRTISMDSTDGLSRGVDVIATGSAIQMPVGDDVYGRLFNVIGDAIDGLGNLPKAGKAGLPIHREAPKFEDLSTSTEVLFTGIKVIDLIEPYAKGGKIGLFGGAGVGKTVLIQELINNIAKGHGGLSVFAGVGERTREGNDLLREMLESGIIKYGDDFMHSMEEGGWDLSKVDKAAMKGSKATFVFGQMNEPPGARARVALSGLTIAEYFRDGAGEGQGKDVLFFVDNIFRFTQAGSEVSALLGRMPSAVGYQPTLATEMGAMQERITSTKRGSITSVQAVYVPADDLTDPAPATTFAHLDATTVLSRKIAELGIYPAVDPLDSTSRILTAEILGKEHYACAQRVKELLQRYKELQDIIAILGMEELSEEDKSAVGRARRVQRFLSQPFHVAEQFTGLKGVLVDIKDTIKGFNMIMDGELDHLPESAFNLKGTIEEAIEAGEKMLTEA encoded by the coding sequence ATGTCAAAAGTTACAGGTAAAGTTTCGCAAATCATTGGACCCGTGGTTGATGTAGAATTTCAATCAGGTGCTGATCTACCTAGAATCTATGATTCTTTGGAAATTGTAAACAAGGATAAGTCTATTTTAGTATTAGAAGTACAATCTCATGTTGGCGAAAATACGGTTAGAACTATCTCAATGGATTCAACCGATGGTCTAAGTAGAGGTGTAGATGTAATTGCAACAGGTAGCGCGATTCAAATGCCGGTAGGTGATGATGTTTATGGTCGTTTATTCAATGTAATTGGTGATGCTATTGATGGTTTAGGTAATTTACCTAAGGCAGGTAAAGCAGGTCTTCCAATACATAGAGAAGCTCCAAAATTTGAAGATCTTTCAACTTCTACAGAAGTTTTGTTCACAGGTATTAAAGTAATCGATTTGATTGAGCCTTATGCAAAAGGTGGTAAAATTGGTCTGTTTGGTGGTGCTGGTGTAGGTAAAACAGTATTGATTCAAGAATTGATTAACAACATTGCAAAAGGTCATGGTGGACTTTCTGTATTTGCTGGAGTAGGAGAACGTACTCGTGAAGGAAATGATTTACTTCGTGAGATGTTAGAATCTGGTATTATTAAGTATGGTGATGATTTCATGCATTCTATGGAAGAAGGCGGATGGGATTTATCCAAAGTAGATAAAGCGGCAATGAAAGGTTCAAAAGCGACTTTCGTTTTTGGTCAAATGAACGAGCCACCTGGAGCACGTGCACGAGTGGCACTTTCTGGTTTAACTATTGCAGAGTATTTCCGTGATGGAGCAGGTGAAGGTCAAGGAAAAGATGTACTTTTCTTCGTAGATAATATTTTCCGTTTTACACAAGCAGGTTCAGAGGTGTCGGCATTATTAGGTCGTATGCCATCTGCGGTAGGTTACCAACCAACATTGGCAACTGAGATGGGTGCTATGCAAGAACGTATTACATCAACAAAAAGAGGTTCTATTACATCTGTTCAGGCGGTTTACGTTCCTGCGGATGATTTAACGGATCCAGCACCGGCGACAACGTTTGCTCACTTAGATGCTACCACAGTATTGTCTCGTAAAATTGCTGAGCTTGGAATTTACCCAGCGGTAGATCCATTAGATTCTACATCAAGAATTTTAACAGCTGAAATATTAGGGAAAGAGCACTATGCTTGTGCTCAAAGAGTAAAAGAGCTTTTACAACGCTATAAAGAACTTCAAGATATTATTGCCATTTTAGGGATGGAAGAACTATCTGAAGAAGATAAATCTGCCGTTGGTAGAGCAAGACGTGTTCAACGTTTCTTGTCGCAACCTTTCCACGTTGCAGAACAGTTCACAGGTCTTAAAGGAGTTTTAGTTGATATTAAGGACACTATAAAAGGATTTAATATGATTATGGATGGCGAATTAGATCACTTACCAGAATCTGCTTTTAACCTTAAAGGTACTATTGAAGAGGCTATAGAAGCAGGTGAGAAAATGTTGACTGAAGCGTAA
- a CDS encoding PAS domain S-box protein encodes MAENNIVDIKRLETLLSFDVMDTLPESVYDDITALAASICNTPTSLISLVDDERQFFKSHHGLDVKQTPLEVSFCKHVIIDNEDLLIVENTHEDERFANNLLVTEYPNIGFYAGASLTTTQGHRLGTLCVIDYEAKKLSPQQIASLKTLANQVVQLLELRRSKKIEEGQRRDLVRKGKLLDNIVKATGIGIWERNLKEDAIVFSSNALELLGISHTKEILIKIRKWLTYVHPDDLIKVKERYSNCFKIKSQVCELQYRMKHTDGHYIWVNEYGKVLTWNNENEPLLMYGTIQDITEKVNHREELERLKNNQEAMINSTKDLMWSIDLDFKLITANSSFHKLIKRNLGFSYKEGDYTFTETYDAETNNKWKAYFNRALKGETFSIKHKFEDPIKHWITYGLTSFNPLLDSKGKQIGITCFSKDITSEVLSQQVLLSAKEEMDKIMEASLDIICTMDEEGYFLSINKACKKIWGYEPKELIGTQYIDLVFEEDQNATQDSAYSLLAGEKETNFENRYVHKNGTLVPMLWSSNWDEKDCVYYCIARDNTEKKKAELQLENSERRFKTLVQEGTELIAIFDQEAKFIYVSPTSKNTIKMSPEELLGTIAFDHIHLDDHQEVYTQFLEVANKKQVYFKPFRFKNGEGKWRWLETIATNQIDEPSINGIVVNTRDVTEKKKAEELLENSERRFKTLVQEGSDIIGIINKHEIFSYVSPTSIKTLQISPEEFIGTNVFDYVHPDDYERIHCQFIKIFEIPQVTIGPFRFKHGNGSWIWMETIVTNKLDEPTINGIVVNSKDVTTRVRHINAIKLQNARLKEIAWTQSHIVRAPVARLMGLINLIKNENEGLHSNEKEEVLNFIFTSANEIDTVIRETVEKTASAIDIEEFQ; translated from the coding sequence ATGGCGGAGAATAATATTGTAGATATAAAAAGACTTGAGACATTACTATCATTTGATGTAATGGATACGCTTCCTGAATCTGTTTATGATGATATAACAGCTTTAGCAGCTTCTATTTGTAATACCCCAACAAGTCTTATTTCATTGGTTGATGACGAAAGACAGTTTTTTAAATCGCACCACGGTTTAGATGTGAAACAGACACCATTAGAAGTATCTTTTTGCAAACATGTTATCATTGATAACGAAGATTTATTGATTGTTGAAAACACTCATGAAGATGAACGATTTGCAAACAATTTATTGGTTACCGAGTACCCGAATATAGGATTCTATGCGGGAGCATCATTAACAACAACTCAAGGTCATCGTCTTGGCACATTGTGCGTAATTGATTACGAAGCAAAAAAACTTAGCCCTCAACAAATAGCTAGCCTAAAAACACTTGCCAACCAAGTAGTGCAATTACTAGAATTACGTAGATCTAAAAAAATAGAAGAAGGTCAAAGAAGAGACTTAGTCAGAAAAGGTAAACTGCTAGATAACATTGTTAAAGCTACCGGTATAGGTATTTGGGAACGTAACCTAAAGGAAGATGCAATAGTATTTAGCAGTAATGCCCTTGAATTATTAGGGATAAGCCACACTAAAGAAATACTAATTAAAATACGTAAATGGCTTACCTATGTTCATCCAGATGATTTAATAAAGGTTAAAGAAAGGTATTCTAATTGTTTTAAAATCAAATCCCAAGTATGTGAACTTCAATATAGAATGAAACATACGGACGGCCATTATATTTGGGTAAATGAATATGGAAAAGTGTTAACCTGGAATAATGAGAATGAGCCACTATTAATGTATGGTACTATTCAGGATATTACAGAAAAAGTAAATCACCGTGAAGAATTAGAAAGGCTTAAAAATAATCAAGAAGCCATGATTAATAGCACCAAAGATTTAATGTGGTCTATTGATTTAGATTTTAAATTAATTACAGCAAACTCTTCATTTCATAAATTAATAAAAAGAAATTTAGGCTTCAGCTACAAAGAAGGTGATTATACTTTTACCGAAACGTATGATGCAGAAACAAATAATAAATGGAAAGCTTATTTTAATAGAGCTTTAAAAGGAGAAACTTTTTCTATAAAACATAAATTTGAAGACCCCATAAAACATTGGATAACTTATGGTTTAACTTCTTTTAATCCTTTATTAGATTCAAAAGGAAAACAAATTGGAATTACATGTTTTTCAAAAGATATTACTTCAGAAGTATTGTCTCAACAAGTTTTATTGAGTGCAAAGGAAGAGATGGACAAAATCATGGAGGCTTCTTTGGATATCATATGTACTATGGATGAAGAAGGATACTTCTTAAGTATTAATAAGGCCTGTAAAAAAATATGGGGTTACGAACCAAAAGAATTGATCGGCACCCAATATATAGATTTGGTTTTTGAAGAAGATCAAAACGCAACTCAAGATTCGGCTTACTCGCTTTTAGCTGGTGAAAAAGAAACTAACTTCGAGAACAGATATGTACATAAAAATGGTACTCTAGTACCAATGCTTTGGTCATCTAATTGGGATGAAAAAGATTGTGTTTATTATTGTATTGCCCGGGATAATACAGAAAAGAAAAAAGCCGAATTACAACTAGAAAATAGTGAAAGGCGCTTTAAAACCTTAGTACAGGAAGGAACGGAACTAATTGCTATTTTTGACCAAGAGGCCAAGTTCATTTATGTAAGTCCTACTTCGAAAAATACAATAAAGATGTCACCCGAGGAACTGTTGGGCACCATAGCTTTCGACCATATACATTTAGACGACCACCAAGAAGTTTATACTCAATTCTTAGAAGTAGCGAATAAAAAACAAGTATACTTTAAACCTTTTAGATTTAAAAATGGCGAGGGCAAATGGCGATGGTTGGAAACCATAGCTACCAACCAAATCGATGAACCGTCCATAAATGGTATCGTAGTAAATACCCGTGATGTAACTGAAAAGAAAAAAGCGGAAGAACTACTTGAAAATAGCGAAAGGCGTTTTAAAACACTCGTGCAGGAAGGAAGTGATATTATCGGTATTATTAATAAACATGAAATATTTTCCTATGTAAGCCCTACATCCATAAAAACATTGCAAATATCCCCCGAAGAATTCATTGGTACTAATGTATTCGACTACGTACACCCTGACGATTACGAACGTATTCATTGTCAATTTATTAAGATTTTTGAAATACCACAAGTTACCATCGGTCCTTTTAGGTTTAAACATGGAAATGGTAGTTGGATATGGATGGAAACCATAGTGACCAACAAACTTGATGAGCCAACGATCAATGGTATAGTAGTGAATTCTAAAGATGTAACTACGAGAGTTCGACATATAAATGCAATTAAACTACAAAATGCGAGGCTTAAAGAAATAGCCTGGACACAATCGCATATTGTTCGTGCACCGGTTGCTAGGTTAATGGGATTAATTAATTTAATAAAAAACGAAAACGAAGGTTTACATTCAAATGAAAAAGAAGAGGTTTTAAATTTTATTTTTACCTCTGCAAACGAAATAGATACGGTCATTAGAGAAACCGTAGAGAAAACCGCTAGCGCAATAGATATAGAAGAATTTCAATGA
- a CDS encoding SGNH/GDSL hydrolase family protein: MKNLKYIYISLGILAFTACNDPIDVDLNPVVMAEELPALSAGSADFSNYVALGNSLTAGFTDGALFQASQTLSLPNLLSQKFSLVGGGNFVQPLTSDNFGGLALAGTRIQDPRLVFGGAGPVPLESVIGSVTVSTDIALNNPTGPFNNLGVPGAKSFHLLAPGYGNISNVQLGLANPYFVRMTGSTPDISVLQMAASQAPSFFSLWIGNNDVLGYATSGGDGTNPITPVSGVPGVGFDGSYGALIATLTAGGAKGVVANIPNVVDIPHFTTVPHNPVPLDAATAAAVNGAYAAYNGGLQAAFAALAGTGLLTQEEVDARTISFVAGAGNAVVIEDETLTNLGAINPAFAALPQIRQATAADLLVLPASSFIGTLAVPGNPLSVNGVAIPLADKWVLLPSEQEEIAVATAAFNQIIATAASQAGLALVDANSLLNQLANGGITSGDFTLTSNLVMGSAFSLDGVHPTARGYSLLANEFMKAIDVTYGSNFEASGNLLNVGDYPTNYSPALQ, translated from the coding sequence ATGAAAAACTTAAAATATATATACATTTCTTTGGGTATCTTGGCTTTTACAGCTTGTAATGACCCTATAGATGTTGACCTAAATCCTGTAGTAATGGCTGAAGAGCTTCCGGCATTAAGTGCTGGATCAGCTGATTTTTCTAATTACGTAGCTTTAGGTAATTCTTTAACGGCGGGTTTTACAGATGGCGCATTATTTCAAGCTAGCCAAACCTTATCATTGCCTAATTTGTTATCGCAAAAATTTAGTCTTGTAGGTGGCGGTAATTTTGTGCAGCCATTAACAAGTGATAATTTTGGTGGACTAGCTTTAGCAGGTACTAGAATTCAAGACCCAAGATTAGTTTTTGGTGGCGCTGGTCCTGTTCCATTAGAGTCAGTTATAGGCTCCGTAACCGTATCAACAGATATTGCGTTAAACAATCCAACTGGTCCTTTTAATAATTTGGGTGTTCCTGGAGCAAAAAGCTTTCATTTGTTAGCACCAGGTTATGGGAATATTTCTAATGTACAATTAGGTCTTGCAAATCCGTACTTTGTTAGGATGACAGGTTCTACACCGGACATTAGTGTATTGCAAATGGCTGCAAGTCAGGCGCCAAGTTTTTTCTCGCTATGGATAGGAAATAATGATGTCTTGGGATACGCTACATCGGGAGGTGATGGCACCAATCCTATTACACCAGTATCGGGAGTTCCAGGTGTTGGTTTTGATGGTAGTTATGGGGCATTAATAGCTACATTGACAGCAGGTGGCGCAAAGGGAGTAGTTGCGAATATTCCTAATGTAGTGGATATTCCACATTTTACAACAGTACCGCATAATCCTGTTCCTTTAGATGCAGCAACAGCGGCTGCCGTAAATGGAGCTTATGCTGCATATAATGGTGGATTGCAAGCGGCATTCGCTGCTTTGGCAGGTACAGGTCTGCTAACACAAGAAGAGGTGGATGCTAGAACAATTAGTTTTGTAGCAGGTGCAGGGAATGCTGTAGTAATTGAAGATGAAACGTTAACAAATTTAGGAGCAATCAATCCAGCTTTTGCTGCACTACCTCAAATTAGACAAGCAACAGCTGCTGATTTGTTAGTATTGCCGGCTTCAAGTTTTATAGGGACATTGGCGGTTCCTGGCAATCCTTTATCTGTAAATGGTGTTGCAATACCATTAGCCGATAAGTGGGTGCTTTTGCCAAGTGAGCAAGAAGAAATAGCAGTAGCCACCGCGGCATTTAATCAGATTATAGCAACTGCTGCTAGTCAAGCAGGATTAGCGTTGGTTGATGCAAATTCTTTGTTAAACCAACTGGCAAATGGAGGTATTACTAGCGGCGACTTTACATTAACCTCAAATTTGGTCATGGGTAGTGCATTTTCTTTAGATGGGGTGCATCCTACGGCAAGGGGGTATTCCTTATTGGCTAATGAATTTATGAAAGCAATTGATGTAACCTATGGTTCAAATTTTGAGGCATCAGGTAACTTATTAAACGTAGGGGATTATCCAACAAATTATTCTCCGGCACTTCAATAA